The Erigeron canadensis isolate Cc75 chromosome 4, C_canadensis_v1, whole genome shotgun sequence genome window below encodes:
- the LOC122596154 gene encoding protein IQ-DOMAIN 11, giving the protein MAKRRWLSIIKRFFISETSQSKIKEKKRRWIFGRHRLKRLTSQSAPIERSQSAAAIEKQVKPESVHLVQEVDEPKRVSNDVIDDKEMENDAAIKIQTVFRGFLARKALRALKGLVKLQAIIRGHLVRHQAVTTLKRLQSVVNIQTQACAKRVQVADCTCHHNFQETRGKDIKMDMNSQKRWDDSILTKEEEDAMLFSKREAAMKRERIKEYAYNHRMSAESEQSKVNGKWRYWLEHWVDTQLAKREDLQNIVKKEEFESQKLKLRNLKAIDTPSNFPKTTHHRKQRSIGEEHSLPMAGSPVFPTYMAATQSARAKSRSLSSPRLRPLSSDTWSATNSPYKHKLLSPISSINSDACSSQVWNVNGRSGFSQRSPSLKGVPGHANSTRTTKNLSFNSESLTPNWDQIGHFR; this is encoded by the exons ATGGCAAAAAGAAGATGGCTTAGTATAATCAAGAGGTTTTTCATCTCAGAAACTAGTCAAAGTAAAATAAAG GAAAAGAAGAGAAGATGGATATTTGGGAGGCATAGACTAAAGAGGTTAACCTCCCAATCAGCACCTATAGAGAGATCACAATCAGCTGCAGCTATTGAGAAACAGGTGAAGCCTGAAAGTGTTCATTTGGTTCAAGAAGTTGATGAACCAAAACGAGTATCAAATGATGTTATTGATGACaaagaaatggaaaatgatgCAGCCATCAAGATTCAGACAGTTTTTCGGGGATttctt GCAAGAAAAGCTCTTAGGGCATTGAAGGGGCTTGTAAAGCTACAAGCTATTATTCGTGGGCATCTAGTTCGACACCAGGCAGTCACAACTTTAAAACGTTTGCAATCCGTTGTAAATATTCAAACACAAGCATGTGCGAAAAGAGTCCAGGTGGCAGACTGCACTTGTCATCACAATTTCCAGGAAACTAGAGGGAAAGATATTAAG ATGGATATGAATAGTCAGAAGAGATGGGATGACAGCATTTTGACAAAGGAAGAGGAGGATGCTATGTTGTTCAGCAAGAGAGAAGCAGCTATGAAGCGAGAAAGGATCAAGGAGTACGCATACAACCACAGA aTGTCTGCGGAATCTGAACAAAGCAAAGTAAACGGAAAATGGAGGTATTGGTTAGAACATTGGGTGGATACACAATTGGCTAAACGAGAAGATCTTCAAAATATAGTGAAGAAAGAGGAATTTGAAAGTCAAAAACTCAAACTAAGAAATCTTAAAGCAATAGATACTCCATCTAATTTTCCAAAAACGACACATCACAGAAAACAACGTTCAATAGGAGAAGAACATTCCCTTCCAATGGCAGGTTCCCCAGTGTTTCCCACGTATATGGCTGCAACACAATCTGCACGAGCAAAGTCCCGATCATTGAGCTCACCAAGACTAAGACCCTTGAGTTCGGATACTTGGTCTGCAACCAATTCTCCATATAAGCATAAGCTATTGTCTCCTATATCTTCTATCAACAGTGACGCATGCAGTAGTCAGGTTTGGAATGTTAATGGTCGTAGTGGATTCTCGCAAAGATCCCCGAGCTTGAAAGGAGTTCCTGGTCATGCAAATTCAACCAGAACTACCAAAAATCTCAGCTTTAATTCAGAATCTTTAACGCCAAATTGGGATCAGATTGGCCATTTCAGATGA
- the LOC122597866 gene encoding 3-oxoacyl-[acyl-carrier-protein] synthase I, chloroplastic-like → MQSQAHLLFQPSSHLWVNLTSTRPINVKPCRANIIMSAVTSAPKRETDPKKRVVITGMGVVSVFGNDVDSYYEKLLGGESGIGLIDRFDVSKFPTRIGGQIHGFESEGYIDRKSDRRLDDCSRYCIFAGKKALENAHLGPENRYKIDKERAGILIGTAIGGITLCSDGIESLKEKGHRKITPFIIPYTLTNMSSALLAIDVGFMGPNYSISAACATSNYCFYAAANHIRRGEVDIMIAGGTEAAIVPIGLAGFMALNALSRRNDDPQTASRPWDKNRDGFVMGEGAGVLVMESLEHAMKRDAPIYAEYLGGAVNCDAYHMTRPWSDGLAVSCCIKRCLKDAGVSTEEVNYINAHATSTLIGDLAELNALKKVFKSTSGIKMNSTKSMIGHCLGAAGGLEAIATIRAIQTGWVHPTINQFNLDPAVEFDTVANQKQQHEINVAISNSLGFGGQNSCVAFCAFKP, encoded by the exons atGCAATCTCAAGCTCATCTTCTTTTTCAACCATCATCCCACTTATGGGTCAATTTGACCTCAACCCGACCCATCAATGTTAAACCATGTAGAGCAAACATAATAATGTCAGCGGTAACATCTGCCCCGAAACGAGAAACTGACCCGAAAAAACGGGTGGTGATAACAGGTATGGGTGTAGTATCTGTATTTGGAAATGATGTAGATAGTTACTATGAGAAACTGTTGGGTGGTGAAAGTGGAATCGGGTTGATTGACCGGTTTGATGTATCAAAGTTTCCTACCCGTATTGGTGGGCAGATACACGGGTTTGAATCCGAAGGATACATTGATAGGAAAAGTGATAGGAGACTTGATGATTGTTCAAGGTATTGCATTTTTGCTGGTAAAAAAGCTCTTGAAAATGCTCATCTTGGTCCCGAAAATCGCTATAAG ATTGATAAGGAGCGTGCGGGCATACTCATTGGAACTGCAATTGGAGGTATTACATTATGTTCTGATGGCATCGAAAGTCTTAAAGAAAAAGGTCACAGGAAAATCACTCCTTTTATCATTCCTTATACCTTAACAAACATGAGTTCTGCCTTGCTTgctattgatgttggattcatGGGACCAAACTATTCCATTTCGGCTGCTTGTGCTACTTCCAATTATTGCTTTTATGCTGCTGCAAATCATATCCGCAGAGGGGAAGTTGATATAATGATTGCTGGTGGCACTGAAGCTGCCATTGTTCCTATTGGGTTGGCCGGTTTTATGGCTCTTAATGCACTCTCTAGAAGGAATGACGATCCACAAACGGCTTCTAGGCCATGGGATAAGAATAGAGATGGATTTGTCATGGGTGAAGGTGCTGGTGTTCTG GTTATGGAGAGTTTGGAACATGCAATGAAAAGGGATGCGCCAATATACGCTGAATACTTGGGAGGGGCGGTGAATTGTGATGCTTACCATATGACTCGTCCGTGGTCTGATGGGCTCGCTGTTTCTTGTTGCATTAAAAGATGCCTTAAGGATGCTGGTGTGTCAACAGAGGAG GTTAACTACATCAATGCGCACGCAACTTCAACATTGATTGGAGACCTAGCCGAGTTAAATGCCTTAAAGAAGGTATTCAAAAGCACTTCAGGGATCAAAATGAACTCAACCAAG TCTATGATTGGACACTGCCTAGGTGCAGCCGGAGGTCTGGAAGCCATTGCTACAATCAGAGCTATTCAAACAGGATGGGTGCACCCCACCATAAATCAATTT AACCTAGATCCTGCAGTTGAATTCGACACGGTTGCAAATCAAAAGCAAcaacatgaaatcaatgttg CTATTTCAAATTCATTAGGTTTTGGAGGGCAGAACTCTTGTGTCGCATTTTGTGCATTTAAACCTTGA
- the LOC122596810 gene encoding uncharacterized protein LOC122596810, translating into MDFNLKCSCLLVLMLVSTAFAIRKDISFLEICRTTVQGRYLITDHTGYVCDALSLDPRSHCCRVKRDQYSCQGCNLVSQCCKSYEYCVSCCLNPERTHLDQVLKVRIAKPVTAGTYSSLFDYCAGRCRHNSDSVVHENAYVSEFHHCFAPTSNVSAVVSDQQMEVRLVGINVIVGKQGESCDSVCKTVGQSCVPSKFSLINQCEIMQKYMKCRGSCLASIGADQPAEVVEDAPRNLNPGACLYTKRPSLFSCDGSHQHTRRLCPCA; encoded by the coding sequence ATGGATTTTAACTTGAAATGCTCGTGCTTGTTAGTTTTAATGTTGGTATCGACGGCATTTGCAATTAGGAAAGATATTAGCTTTTTAGAGATATGCAGAACGACTGTTCAAGGGAGATATTTAATAACTGATCATACGGGATACGTATGTGATGCACTGTCACTAGATCCTAGATCACATTGTTGCCGTGTAAAAAGAGATCAGTACAGTTGTCAAGGCTGCAATCTTGTTTCACAATGCTGCAAATCTTATGAGTATTGTGTTTCGTGCTGCTTAAATCCTGAACGGACTCATTTAGACCAGGTGTTGAAAGTTAGGATAGCTAAACCGGTAACTGCAGGGACGTATTCGAGTCTTTTTGATTATTGTGCTGGAAGGTGTCGGCATAATTCCGACAGTGTTGTTCATGAAAACGCGTATGTTAGTGAATTTCATCATTGTTTTGCCCCGACATCCAATGTGTCGGCTGTAGTTAGTGATCAACAGATGGAAGTGAGATTGGTTGGGATTAACGTTATTGTTGGTAAACAAGGGGAGTCATGTGATTCTGTTTGCAAGACAGTTGGGCAATCGTGTGTTCCGAGTAAATTTTCTCTTATTAATCAGTGTGAAATTATGCAAAAGTATATGAAATGTAGAGGATCATGTCTTGCTAGCATTGGCGCTGACCAACCTGCTGAAGTGGTTGAGGATGCACCTAGAAATCTGAATCCGGGAGCATGCTTATATACGAAAAGACCGTCATTGTTTTCTTGTGATGGATCCCATCAGCATACAAGGAGGCTTTGCCCGTGTGCTTAG
- the LOC122598456 gene encoding basic leucine zipper 23-like has translation MQRKMDDGDIEVSYNLTRNSTSRSRSKLEDSMLHESLENENTCIHTCLDDHVSKKPVRGASGNRVAVKKYREKKKAHNAYLEEEVKKLRVVNRGLVRKLQFQAALEAEAVRLRSLLMDLKSQIGKELGVSRFYIQSCNDSYDCCIGGD, from the coding sequence ATGCAAAGAAAAATGGATGATGGAGATATAGAAGTATCATATAATCTCACACGCAATTCGACATCTCGTTCACGATCAAAGCTAGAGGATTCAATGTTACATGAGTccttagaaaatgaaaatacttgcatacataCTTGCTTAGATGATCATGTTTCTAAGAAACCCGTGAGGGGGGCATCAGGAAACCGAGTAGCTGTTAAGAAGtacagagagaaaaaaaaggcaCATAATGCTTACTTAGAGGAAGAAGTTAAAAAACTACGGGTTGTGAATAGAGGATTGGTTCGAAAATTGCAGTTTCAGGCTGCTCTTGAAGCTGAGGCCGTGAGGCTTAGAAGTTTGTTGATGGATTTGAAATCTCAGATTGGTAAAGAACTTGGTGTGTCTCGGTTTTACATACAGAGTTGCAATGACAGCTACGATTGTTGCATTGGTGGTGACTGA
- the LOC122595539 gene encoding uncharacterized protein ycf23-like, giving the protein MTSSSICSILTTPNSLLSYTKLKPIPTSNSHSPKPSSFIPKASVSKETVLKSFNDKKALKIISGLQNFNKDNVASVVTAADKGGATHVDIACDPELVKLVTSLTRLPVCVSSVDPSAFLAAVEAGASMVEIGNYDSFYDAGIVFSPEQILNLTKETRRILPLVTLSVTVPHTLSLPDQAKLAELLEQEGVDIIQTEGGKCSNPSNSGVLGLIEKASPTLAAAYSISRAVKIPVMCASGLSAVTVPMAITAGAAGVGVGSAINKLNDVVAMIAEVRSIADSLGLPMNTTSELENRALRL; this is encoded by the exons ATGACTTCTTCTTCAATTTGTTCAATATTAACCACACCCAATTCTCTGCTTTCATATACCAAACTCAAACCCATTCCCACTTCTAATTCCCACTCTCCAAAACCTTCTTCTTTCATTCCCAAAGCTTCTGTTTCCAAAGAAACAgttttgaagtctttcaatgatAAAAAAGCACTCAAG ATCATTTCAGGGTTGCAGAACTTTAACAAAGATAATGTTGCCTCTGTTGTTACTGCTGCtgataag GGTGGAGCGACTCATGTAGATATAGCTTGTGACCCGGAGTTGGTCAAGTTGGTCACCAGCTTGACTCGTCTCCCA GTTTGTGTCTCGTCTGTAGATCCATCTGCTTTTCTTGCTGCTGTAGAAGCTGGAGCTTCGATG GTGGAAATCGGAAACTATGATTCATTTTATGACGCGGGCATAGTGTTTTCACCAGAACAG ATATTGAACTTAACCAAGGAGACACGGAGAATTCTTCCGCTGGTGACATTATCCGTCACTGTGCCCCATACACTAAGCCTTCCTGACCAA gCCAAGCTGGCGGAGCTGTTGGAACAAGAAGGTGTTGACATCATTCAGACTGAAGGAGGAAAATGCTCCAACCCATCAAATTCTGGTGTTCTTGGTTTAATTGAAAAG GCGAGTCCAACGCTGGCAGCAGCATATTCGATTTCACGGGCTGTTAAGATCCCTGTGATGTGTGCATCTGGATTAAGTGCAGTGACAGTTCCAATGGCCATCACAGCAGGGGCTGCAGGAGTG GGTGTTGGGTCAGCGATTAACAAACTGAACGATGTGGTTGCGATGATTGCGGAAGTCAGGAGCATTGCTGATTCACTAGGCTTGCCAATGAACACAACAAGTGAACTAGAAAACAGAGCTTTGAGATTGTAG